A single window of Thermotoga sp. Ku-13t DNA harbors:
- the wecB gene encoding UDP-N-acetylglucosamine 2-epimerase (non-hydrolyzing) yields the protein MTVLSLVGARPQIIKEAVLNKEFQKAGIKEILVHSGQHYDYNMSDVFFKVLDIRQPDYNLNVGSGTHAEMTARIMIEFEKVLVKEKPDIVLVYGDTNTTLAGSLVGAKLKIPVAHVEAGLRQKPKDMPEEINRIVTDHVSSLLFCPSQLAVENLKKEGIIQGVHFVGDVMYELFLKMKPYFTYELIEQLGLKENSYIVCTIHRDFNTDVKESLETIFKELSEIAREMKVVFPIHPRTRKKITEFGLYDYARNLTLIDPVDYLAMMGLVEKSLCVITDSGGLQKEAYWCEKRAIVVMPDTGWRELIECGWNRLTEPGKIRETLNELLKSGNIDYPRNVYGEGDSSQRIVKELNNPCY from the coding sequence ATGACGGTTCTATCCCTAGTTGGTGCGCGTCCCCAGATCATAAAAGAAGCGGTACTGAATAAAGAATTTCAGAAAGCCGGAATAAAAGAAATCCTTGTTCATTCTGGCCAACATTACGACTACAACATGTCGGATGTATTTTTCAAGGTGCTGGATATAAGGCAACCTGATTACAACCTAAACGTGGGTTCTGGCACGCATGCAGAAATGACAGCTAGGATCATGATCGAGTTCGAAAAAGTTCTCGTCAAGGAAAAACCCGATATCGTCTTAGTCTACGGTGATACGAACACCACTTTAGCTGGATCGCTGGTGGGCGCGAAGTTGAAGATACCTGTCGCGCACGTTGAGGCTGGATTGAGACAGAAACCGAAAGACATGCCTGAGGAGATAAACAGGATAGTCACCGACCATGTTTCGAGCTTGCTCTTCTGTCCAAGCCAGCTCGCTGTAGAGAATTTGAAGAAAGAAGGCATCATCCAGGGAGTGCATTTCGTTGGTGACGTCATGTACGAATTGTTTTTGAAGATGAAACCTTACTTCACATACGAGCTGATCGAACAGCTGGGCTTAAAAGAGAACAGCTACATTGTGTGCACGATTCACCGAGATTTCAACACCGATGTGAAAGAAAGCCTTGAAACTATTTTCAAAGAGCTTTCAGAAATTGCTAGAGAAATGAAGGTCGTTTTTCCAATCCATCCCAGAACAAGAAAAAAGATAACCGAGTTTGGACTTTATGATTATGCAAGGAATTTGACATTGATCGATCCTGTGGATTATTTGGCTATGATGGGATTGGTTGAGAAAAGCCTTTGCGTGATCACGGACTCAGGTGGGCTACAGAAAGAAGCGTACTGGTGTGAAAAAAGAGCCATAGTTGTGATGCCGGACACAGGCTGGAGAGAACTGATCGAGTGTGGCTGGAACAGGCTCACTGAACCAGGAAAGATACGCGAAACATTGAACGAATTGTTGAAAAGTGGGAATATCGACTATCCCAGAAATGTTTACGGTGAAGGTGATTCGAGTCAGAGGATCGTGAAAGAATTGAACAATCCTTGCTATTAG
- a CDS encoding TDP-N-acetylfucosamine:lipid II N-acetylfucosaminyltransferase, which yields MSEADLVFLHSTFCARSLLLLFLNQKCLSKTIWVLWGGDLYNYWLNDSHTIKERVLEKVRGSVIKRIAGVVALVKEDYEFAKEKYNTSAEYIYAFYPNPVDFSMLDTASKEVCNRSERRILIGNSAAPTNNHLEILNALARYRMENVEIICPLSYGPQDYANKVQEYGLELFGNRFIALREFLSPKEYAKLLSSVDVAIFAHRRQQALGNILALLYLGKKVYVRSDISTWSFLNRLGIKVFDAKAILDGLETDLFSLEEQVAVRNREIVRSEFSEDHCAQLWKNAFEFCRKP from the coding sequence ATGTCGGAAGCCGATCTTGTATTCCTTCATTCAACTTTTTGCGCAAGGAGCCTTCTTCTTCTATTTTTGAACCAAAAGTGTCTCTCGAAAACGATCTGGGTATTATGGGGTGGCGATCTTTATAACTACTGGCTGAACGACTCTCACACGATCAAGGAACGTGTATTGGAGAAAGTCAGAGGCTCTGTGATCAAAAGAATTGCAGGAGTAGTTGCTTTGGTAAAAGAAGACTACGAGTTTGCCAAGGAAAAGTACAATACAAGTGCAGAATATATTTACGCTTTTTATCCAAATCCCGTTGATTTCTCAATGCTAGACACCGCTTCAAAAGAAGTCTGTAATAGATCCGAACGACGAATCCTTATCGGGAATTCCGCAGCTCCAACTAACAACCATTTAGAGATTCTTAACGCATTGGCGCGATATCGAATGGAAAACGTTGAGATTATCTGTCCCCTATCCTACGGCCCACAAGATTACGCGAACAAAGTGCAGGAGTATGGATTAGAATTATTTGGCAACAGATTCATCGCCTTGAGAGAATTTTTATCCCCAAAAGAGTATGCTAAACTATTAAGTAGTGTCGACGTTGCTATCTTCGCTCATAGAAGGCAACAAGCTCTCGGGAATATTTTGGCATTGCTTTACCTTGGCAAAAAAGTATATGTTCGAAGCGATATTTCCACCTGGAGTTTTCTCAATCGATTAGGGATCAAGGTGTTCGATGCAAAAGCTATTTTAGATGGTCTTGAAACGGATCTTTTCTCACTTGAAGAACAAGTGGCAGTTAGAAACCGTGAGATAGTACGTTCGGAGTTTTCTGAAGATCATTGCGCTCAACTTTGGAAAAACGCTTTTGAGTTTTGCCGGAAGCCTTAA
- the rfbA gene encoding glucose-1-phosphate thymidylyltransferase RfbA produces MSKQLLPVYDKPMIYYPLSVLLFAGIRDILIITNPEFLPLYRKLLQDGSHLGISITYKEQSKPRGIADAFIVGEEFIEDSKVCLILGDNLFFGQSFGQTVQKAAQLEEGAVIFAYPVRNPKDFGVVEFDENGKAISIEEKPEKPRSHWAVPGLYFYDNQVVEIAKHLKPSARGELEITDVNKEYLKMEKLRVVPLGRGVAWLDTGTPDGLLEASNFVATIQRRQGFYIACIEEVAFRMGYITREQLLELGKKQEKTEYGRYILELAGEKA; encoded by the coding sequence GTGAGCAAGCAGCTTTTACCTGTGTATGACAAGCCCATGATTTATTACCCGCTTTCGGTGTTGTTGTTCGCTGGCATCAGGGATATACTCATCATAACCAATCCAGAGTTTCTGCCGCTGTACCGAAAATTGCTTCAAGATGGTTCTCATTTAGGTATAAGCATAACCTACAAGGAGCAGAGCAAACCCCGTGGGATAGCCGACGCTTTTATAGTTGGCGAAGAATTCATAGAGGATTCAAAAGTGTGTCTCATCCTGGGGGATAACCTATTCTTCGGGCAGAGCTTTGGACAAACGGTTCAGAAAGCTGCTCAGCTTGAAGAAGGTGCGGTGATCTTTGCCTATCCAGTGCGTAATCCGAAAGATTTCGGTGTGGTTGAGTTCGACGAAAATGGGAAGGCGATCTCGATAGAAGAAAAGCCGGAGAAACCTAGATCTCACTGGGCAGTTCCAGGACTGTACTTTTACGACAACCAAGTGGTAGAAATAGCAAAGCACTTAAAACCATCAGCGCGCGGCGAACTGGAGATCACAGACGTGAATAAAGAATATTTGAAAATGGAAAAATTAAGGGTGGTACCACTTGGCAGAGGTGTGGCATGGCTGGACACGGGAACTCCGGATGGATTGTTGGAAGCATCGAATTTCGTTGCAACAATACAAAGAAGGCAGGGTTTTTACATCGCCTGCATTGAAGAAGTAGCCTTTAGAATGGGTTACATAACGAGAGAACAATTGCTGGAACTGGGGAAGAAGCAGGAAAAAACAGAGTATGGAAGGTATATACTGGAGTTGGCAGGTGAGAAGGCATGA
- a CDS encoding DegT/DnrJ/EryC1/StrS family aminotransferase, which yields MINVTRSMMPEFDKYVQMIEKLWHTRWLTNNGEYLVELEKSLEKRFDTRCAIVSNGTLALLISVELFDFPPDSEIITTPFTFVATAGSILWQKYKPVFVDIDRETFNIDVRAIESRITDKTKAILAVHVFGNPCEVEKIEEIARRFQLKIIYDAAHCFDVYYKGRSIYKYGDVSIASFHATKVFHTIEGGAVFSDNAELVERAKRLRNFGFDENVQIVDKGINAKMNEFQAAMGLLNLEIVDREIEKRRRLYEIYKRELRGIVEFQRLSEGITKYNYIYMPVVFPSGDIRDAVHEELKKQGYNTRKYFFPSLDTVFDKDNRCEVARDISQRILHLPLYGDLEEEHVETICSVIKACVRG from the coding sequence ATGATAAACGTAACAAGAAGTATGATGCCAGAATTCGACAAGTACGTTCAGATGATAGAAAAACTGTGGCATACACGATGGCTCACAAACAATGGAGAGTACCTGGTTGAACTTGAAAAGTCGCTCGAAAAAAGATTCGACACGAGATGTGCCATCGTTTCGAATGGTACGCTAGCATTACTGATCTCCGTAGAACTTTTTGACTTTCCCCCGGATTCCGAGATAATAACAACCCCCTTCACCTTTGTTGCAACAGCAGGATCCATCCTATGGCAGAAATACAAGCCGGTATTTGTCGATATAGATCGTGAAACCTTCAACATAGATGTGCGAGCCATCGAGAGTCGGATAACTGACAAAACCAAAGCGATTTTGGCTGTTCACGTCTTTGGAAACCCTTGTGAAGTGGAGAAAATCGAAGAAATTGCGAGACGCTTTCAACTGAAAATCATCTACGACGCTGCGCACTGCTTTGACGTCTATTATAAAGGTAGATCTATATATAAGTACGGCGACGTATCTATTGCAAGCTTTCACGCAACAAAAGTTTTCCATACTATAGAGGGTGGAGCAGTATTTTCGGACAATGCAGAGCTGGTAGAACGCGCCAAAAGATTGAGAAACTTTGGGTTTGACGAAAATGTACAGATCGTTGACAAGGGAATCAACGCCAAAATGAACGAATTCCAGGCAGCCATGGGACTGCTCAATTTGGAGATCGTAGATCGAGAGATCGAAAAACGGCGAAGATTGTACGAAATTTACAAAAGAGAACTCCGAGGTATCGTGGAGTTTCAAAGACTGTCTGAGGGTATCACCAAGTACAATTACATATACATGCCTGTCGTGTTTCCAAGTGGAGACATACGGGATGCAGTACATGAGGAGCTCAAAAAGCAAGGTTACAACACAAGGAAGTATTTCTTCCCATCCTTGGATACTGTGTTCGACAAAGATAACCGGTGCGAGGTAGCTCGTGATATTTCTCAAAGGATTTTGCATTTGCCCTTATATGGTGATCTCGAAGAAGAACATGTTGAAACAATATGTTCGGTGATAAAGGCATGTGTTCGGGGGTGA
- a CDS encoding acyltransferase, with protein sequence MGFKSVGKNVLISRKASIYRPELIEIGDNVRIDDFCIVSGKIKLGSFIHIAAGCFLFAGEAGITMEDFSGLSARVCVYAVSDDYSGQYMTNPMVPMKFRNVISGHVLIKKHVIVGAGSIILPGVTIGTGAAVGSLSLVNKDVPDWTIVAGIPAKPLKERKKDLLELERQLYDELMG encoded by the coding sequence ATGGGTTTCAAGTCTGTAGGTAAGAACGTTTTGATAAGTAGAAAAGCATCGATATATAGGCCGGAGCTGATTGAAATAGGCGATAATGTTAGAATCGATGATTTCTGTATAGTATCCGGAAAAATAAAGCTGGGAAGTTTTATTCACATAGCAGCTGGCTGTTTTTTGTTCGCGGGAGAAGCAGGTATAACAATGGAGGACTTCAGTGGCTTGTCAGCTAGGGTTTGTGTGTACGCCGTTTCCGATGATTACTCCGGTCAATACATGACGAATCCTATGGTACCTATGAAATTTCGAAACGTCATAAGTGGCCATGTGTTAATAAAAAAACATGTTATAGTCGGAGCTGGCAGTATTATACTGCCAGGTGTCACTATAGGCACTGGAGCTGCTGTTGGAAGTTTGTCTTTGGTTAATAAGGATGTGCCTGATTGGACAATCGTCGCTGGTATACCTGCGAAGCCACTTAAAGAAAGGAAAAAAGATTTGCTGGAACTTGAAAGGCAGTTGTACGACGAGCTGATGGGGTGA
- the rfbB gene encoding dTDP-glucose 4,6-dehydratase — translation MILLVTGCCGFIGSNFVYYYLDTHKDAHIVGLDKLTYAGNLDNLSNLNDEQRRRFTFVRGDINNSELVEHLIGSYDIDIIVNFAAESHVDRSIYNPRTFLETNVLGVQTLLDVARKMWYVNGAWKKGKRFIQISTDEVYGTLGPTGQFTEKTPLAPRSPYSASKAAADLLVMAYHETYGMPVNITRCSNNYGPYQFPEKLIPLMILNALEHKPLPVYGDGRYVRDWIHVFDHCRAIDLVIEKGENGEIYNIGANNEWENIEIVKKIIEILRQLTNDVLISEKLITHVKDRPGHDRRYAIDSTKIRSEFGWKPGIAFEEGLEATVKWYLNNKQWVERVRSGEYKQWYEKHYVAERNLH, via the coding sequence GTGATTCTTCTAGTCACAGGCTGCTGTGGCTTCATAGGTAGCAATTTCGTTTACTACTACCTCGATACCCATAAAGACGCTCACATCGTTGGACTTGACAAACTTACTTACGCTGGGAACTTGGACAATCTCTCCAATCTCAATGATGAACAAAGAAGGCGGTTCACCTTTGTCAGAGGGGACATTAACAACTCGGAGCTGGTCGAACACCTTATAGGTAGCTACGATATAGATATAATAGTGAACTTTGCCGCCGAGAGTCATGTGGATAGATCCATATACAATCCGAGGACTTTCTTAGAAACAAATGTGCTTGGAGTTCAAACGTTGTTAGATGTAGCAAGGAAGATGTGGTATGTGAACGGAGCATGGAAGAAAGGAAAGAGATTCATTCAAATATCAACAGACGAAGTGTATGGTACTCTGGGGCCAACGGGGCAATTCACTGAGAAAACTCCGCTCGCTCCAAGAAGCCCGTATTCCGCCAGTAAAGCCGCCGCAGACTTACTTGTCATGGCTTATCACGAGACTTACGGAATGCCAGTGAATATCACACGGTGCTCGAACAATTACGGTCCTTATCAGTTTCCAGAGAAACTGATCCCGCTGATGATACTTAACGCTCTGGAGCACAAACCCCTACCTGTTTACGGTGATGGGCGATACGTGAGAGATTGGATACACGTGTTCGATCACTGCAGGGCGATTGACTTAGTGATTGAGAAGGGGGAAAACGGCGAAATATACAATATAGGTGCAAACAACGAGTGGGAAAATATAGAAATCGTGAAAAAGATAATTGAAATCCTGAGGCAACTCACGAACGATGTTCTCATAAGCGAAAAGCTCATAACACATGTGAAGGACAGACCCGGGCATGATCGAAGATATGCCATCGATAGCACAAAAATCCGCTCAGAATTCGGGTGGAAACCGGGAATAGCTTTTGAAGAAGGACTGGAAGCGACCGTTAAGTGGTATCTTAACAACAAACAATGGGTAGAAAGGGTACGCAGCGGAGAGTACAAACAATGGTACGAGAAACATTATGTCGCTGAAAGAAATTTGCATTAG
- a CDS encoding oligosaccharide flippase family protein: MLKSLKNDVKLALGNGFAHIFTANVVNKIIQFGTSIVVVRIVSKEIYGQWSYANNILNFFLLLSGLGVASGLLQFASSSANAIDKLSYLKYSLRVGASFNLLIATALFCLSWFIKLPLAGSVEILRWLSFLPVFTISFDITQSFLRAELKNAQFSIVTMVNTFSLFLGILVFGYYYQVKGLILSRYIAYFITLIIAGYMLKPYLSMYKTVSLPDSESRNHFLKFSITAMLSNVMSQILYLIDVLLVGLIVKSDTVVATYKTSTLVPFALNFIPLSVMTYVYPYFARKKMEKQWIKERYRRLVEYLLLLNSCISVFLIITAPLVIRVLFGSKYLDAVTTFRILAFGYLIAGTFRIPAGNILASLGKVEVNLWNAIISGIANVILDAVLIKVYGAIGAAVATVLVFLISSLFGSLYLKRYLS; the protein is encoded by the coding sequence GTGCTCAAATCTTTGAAAAATGATGTGAAGTTAGCCCTCGGGAATGGTTTTGCTCATATATTCACTGCAAACGTAGTGAACAAGATCATTCAGTTTGGTACTTCCATTGTAGTTGTGAGGATCGTTTCCAAGGAGATTTATGGACAGTGGTCATATGCCAACAATATCTTAAACTTCTTTCTTCTCCTCAGCGGTTTGGGAGTTGCCTCTGGCCTTTTACAGTTTGCGAGTTCTTCAGCTAATGCGATTGATAAGTTATCGTACCTCAAATACAGCCTTAGGGTCGGGGCAAGTTTCAATCTGTTGATTGCTACGGCGCTGTTCTGCCTTTCCTGGTTCATCAAGCTTCCTCTGGCAGGAAGCGTTGAAATCCTGAGATGGCTATCTTTTCTTCCGGTATTCACGATTTCTTTCGATATCACCCAGAGTTTTCTGAGAGCAGAACTGAAGAACGCGCAATTTTCGATCGTAACAATGGTGAATACGTTCTCCTTGTTTCTCGGTATCCTGGTCTTTGGTTACTACTACCAGGTGAAAGGGCTCATTCTAAGCAGGTACATCGCTTATTTCATCACATTAATAATTGCTGGTTACATGCTGAAACCTTACTTAAGCATGTATAAAACCGTGTCACTGCCTGACAGCGAAAGTAGAAATCATTTCCTGAAGTTCTCCATCACAGCCATGCTTTCGAATGTCATGTCTCAGATTCTTTATCTTATAGACGTATTGCTGGTTGGCCTCATTGTGAAATCTGACACCGTGGTGGCAACATACAAGACCTCGACTCTTGTACCATTCGCGTTGAACTTCATTCCGTTGTCAGTCATGACCTACGTGTATCCATACTTCGCCCGAAAGAAAATGGAGAAACAATGGATCAAAGAGCGTTATCGCCGATTGGTAGAATATTTATTGCTTTTGAACAGTTGCATCTCGGTATTCTTGATCATAACTGCTCCTTTGGTCATTCGAGTACTCTTTGGTTCCAAATATCTCGACGCAGTGACAACGTTCAGGATCCTTGCCTTTGGCTACCTGATCGCAGGAACCTTCAGAATACCGGCTGGTAACATCCTGGCGAGTCTGGGAAAGGTAGAAGTGAATCTATGGAACGCTATTATTAGCGGAATTGCGAACGTGATACTGGATGCAGTGTTGATAAAAGTCTACGGTGCTATTGGAGCAGCTGTGGCTACTGTCCTCGTTTTCCTAATATCCTCCCTCTTTGGATCGCTCTATCTGAAAAGGTATCTGTCTTAA